Genomic window (Neurospora crassa OR74A linkage group VI, whole genome shotgun sequence):
CCGTGCGGACCCCAACGTCGATGCCGACAGCGACGACGAACAGCTAGACTGGCACGCCGATCCTTTCGCGACAAAGCCAAAATCaaagaagggcaagagcgacaagaagaaggacgaagaccaggatgaggacgacgtCGACATGGGCGATGAatccgaagacgacgaggccctcgaggctgctgccgccgcccacGCCAAGAAactcaagggcaagaagaacGTGGAGCAGCTCGAGGACGATGGCGACGATCTCGGCCTTACAGATGGTGTTCTCGGTATGGACATGGACCTTACCGCCAACGACATTTACTACAAGGACTTCTTCGCGCCACctcaaaagaagaagaccggcAACCAAAGGAAAGGAGGCTATTTCCCCAAGAAACTTGAGCAGCCAGATGAGGCCGATATGGAGAGAGCCGAGAATGATGTGCGCCGCGATCTCTTCGACGACATCTCGGAgaatgaagatgaagataaGCTCTCGGATCTTGATGCTGGTGATCCGAGATCTCGCCGGTCCGCCCACGAGCGCAGACAAGCCAAGATTGCCGAGGAGATCCGCAGGCTCGAGTCTGAGCTAGTTGCCAAGCGCGCCTGGACTCTGTCCGGTGAGGCTTCCGCGCAAGCTCGTCCCATGAACTCGCTCCTGGAGGAAGACCTCGAGTTTGAGCATGTCGGAAAGCCTGTCCCCGTCATTACCGAGGAGGTTTCCGAGACGATTGAGGCGCTCATCAAACGCCGCATTCTTGCCAACGAGTTCGACGAGGTTCTCAGGAGACGTCCTGACACCCTCAATAACCCCAACAACGCGCGCCGCGGTCTCGTTGAGATCGACGACACCAAGGGCAAGCAGTCTCTCGCCGAGATCTACGAGGAGGAGCACATCAAGAAGGCCAACCCGGACGAGTACGTCAGCGCTTCGGACGAGAAGCTCACGCGCGACGAGGCCGAGATCAAGAACATGTGGAAGGACATCTGCGCCAAGCTCGACGCCCTCAGCAGCTGGCACTACAAGCCTAAACCCGCCGCACCCACCATCAGCGTTGTCACCGACGTCGCCACCGTCGCCATGGAGGACGCCATGCCCACCACGGCCCAGGGTGTGTCGGGTGGCGAGAGCACGCTCGCGCCCCAGGAGGTGTACGCCCCCGGCAAGGACTCAGTCGAGAAGGGCGAGGTCGTGGCCAAGAGCGGCCTGCCGATTGCCAAGGAGGAGATGAGCCGCGAGGAGAAGGCTAGGAGACGCAGACGCGAGAAGGAGCGCATCCGCAAGGCCGGCGGCCTGGATGCGAACAAGAACATCAGCAAGGGTGCCCAGGAACGCAAGGAGACGATGAGCCAGCTCAAGAAGGGCGGTGTCAAGGTTATTAACCGGAAGGGTGAGACGGTTGGGTTGGATGGCAAGAAGATCGCGGAGCAGAAGGGTCCTACGTCGAGTGGTGCCTTCAAGCTTTAAAGGTCGGGTTGTTAGACGAGGGATAGAcgtaggaagaagatggatgaTACCCTGATGGGTTGGACGGGTGGGCAGTCTTGGCTAAGGGCGATCTGTAAaggtctttttcttttgtatGGAATAGGTACATAATTGGGAGTTCAAAAACTATGCATGAGTTTGTTTTTCATCGGCCGTCAGCCGGTATACAATGCTCAACTGTTCACGTTCAACATTGTCGAAGATGATTCTTGTGTGCCTAATATTATGGAGTCAGTACAACAACTAATCCTGGCCCTCTCCAACCTCATTGCTCTGTTTCCCCTCATGCTTTCCTTCTGTTACCCGTCACTATTCTCCGTGTGATCTTTCCTCCAATTCAGCCCAGATCATAGCGACTCATAacttggtacctacctctacctccacAGGTCTACAAAGTGAAAAAATGCAAAATCAGTCTAGCTATCCACCCTCAGCCAAATTGGTAACTCTCCATTTTCATTACATCTTATTAGTATTTGGGATTGCCTACCCCTACTACTAGCTTGCCCTttatcaaaaaaaaaaaaaaaaaaaaaaaaaaaaaaaaaaaaaaaaaaaaaaaaaaaaaaaaaagaaaagaaaagaaagaaaaaaaataaaaggaaaaaaaaagaaacaaaaaaaaaggaaaaaggaaaaagttcCCTCTACCTTGTTCAAGGCTATCTGTACCCCGGACCTCAGGTTTTGGTTGATTAAGAAgaagtgaagagagaagtgaagagagaagtgaagagagaagtgaagagagaagtgaagagagaagtgaagagagaagTGAAAAGGGGATAACCCGAGGCTGAAGAGACCATGAAGAGACAGTTAAGCATgttgtacactacctcttATTCTGTTTGAAaccgtcttcttcgtccgccCTAATAAGACCTAGTGCCAGACGAACTGTCCAGACTATGTTTGGTATCATTCTACATCCATCATCCGCGTCCACCTCTGCAATCCACCACTGGCTTCTTGATATAGTTTGTTCATTTTTGGATTTATGAGCATGTACCCAAAATTGAAGGGGTAATCACATAGATATACTAGTTCTGGGGAACAGCTCGTGAGCCATTGACTTCTCGAAGACGGTCCGGAGATGTGAATACATACCCATATACGACAGACCATTTGCAGTCCCCTCTCGATCACGATGACTTGTTTGGGAGGGCCAAGGACATATGTGTTTCGAAAATCTCTCCTTGTTTTCATAGCAAGGATTGGCTACTTGAGTCTCTTATGAGGACTTTACAGTCGAACAATGGGTCGTTTTC
Coding sequences:
- a CDS encoding U3 small nucleolar ribonucleoprotein Mpp10, encoding MAAGSITSSVTSTSQTITHDPSTHNSVMAATLAASSSGSTSPSTIANNPVVASFLSALADESNRHVFLQPPSTLPAGSLLLAKETLDALASQVSDHQQAKLKEIAATIGGKKRKREAGYDKNAVLKIRKLHVDDGFETEQIWQQAKKIIASATKEAGDVLKELEENGIVGTGEEQEKTIEFGEDGFELGSDEEEEDDEEDADSESGSGSEGEEDEEDDEEELEGEEGSQIDDDEEIEIDGEEVEFSDEDGEGEFDEEEEEEEEEEEEEEEEEDAPELVEDPNGLNDGFFSIDDFNRQTQLWEDADARADPNVDADSDDEQLDWHADPFATKPKSKKGKSDKKKDEDQDEDDVDMGDESEDDEALEAAAAAHAKKLKGKKNVEQLEDDGDDLGLTDGVLGMDMDLTANDIYYKDFFAPPQKKKTGNQRKGGYFPKKLEQPDEADMERAENDVRRDLFDDISENEDEDKLSDLDAGDPRSRRSAHERRQAKIAEEIRRLESELVAKRAWTLSGEASAQARPMNSLLEEDLEFEHVGKPVPVITEEVSETIEALIKRRILANEFDEVLRRRPDTLNNPNNARRGLVEIDDTKGKQSLAEIYEEEHIKKANPDEYVSASDEKLTRDEAEIKNMWKDICAKLDALSSWHYKPKPAAPTISVVTDVATVAMEDAMPTTAQGVSGGESTLAPQEVYAPGKDSVEKGEVVAKSGLPIAKEEMSREEKARRRRREKERIRKAGGLDANKNISKGAQERKETMSQLKKGGVKVINRKGETVGLDGKKIAEQKGPTSSGAFKL